The DNA region GAGTATTcaattaaaagaagaaaaataacaATATTTTGCTTATTCACAGCTTTCACTCAAAAGTTCATAATGCAAAATCATAGTAGTATTACACCTAAAATTTGTGTATTGAAACACTAATAAGTTAATAACCCTACATTTTATTGAGTTACCAACATAGGAAAATCAGTTGATCGGATTACCATAATTGGATCCACCTAGAAAGGATGCGCCGCCGTATATATTAGAAGCATGATCGAGATTCACCGGCGGCGATGATGAAGCCCCATTGCCGCCTCCCAAATGCAATTCAGATAGATTTGGGAGCCCCTCTCTCCCTTCAACCCCTTGATCATATAGAAACCCTTTGAAAACATGGCCGCCTATCTTCACCACTGCTTGATAAGCGTATTCATCCTCGCCGTCGTCCACCGCCGTCACTCTCACGCACTTGAACACCGCCGGCGCCCGCACCTGCCCCGGCAGCGACTCCTTCAACCCCGCATCTGCAcaataattttgtaaatattgcTAAAATTATGTCCTTAAAAAAAGCATCTCTAATTTTATGTCCTAGAAAACAAACTACTAGTAAGAGATAAGGTGTTTTTTTGCGTCTCGAATTTTGTGTCCTTACCTTGATGGCTGGAGCTGGTGTCGAAGCTCCTGGCCTGATTGGTGTTGGAGGTGGAGGTGTGGGAGGCGGTGGTGGTCTGGGAGGCGGCGCCGAGGCGGGGCTTCTTGGTGCCGGAGGTGGACTGGGAGGAGCCGGCGGTGGCGAGGAGTTGGCGCTCGCGGCGGCGGGCGGCGGGGACCCAGGTGCTTTTGAAGTGGGTGGTGCAGTCGTAGCCTCTACTTTTGCAGCAGGTTCGACACCTTCTATGTTGGCAGTCTTTCTTGGCTTGGTTGCCGCAGTCTTGGCAGGCGGAAGAGGAGGAAGacgcaccgccgccgccgctgcttgGGAGGAGATTTGGGTGCTCGAGAGCCATGGGTTTGATCAAATAAGCTGAGGAATTCTGGCCCTGCTGATGATGCTGCCACAATTGCataccaccgccgccgcctccccGGCTACGGCTGAACAAATCCTCATCCGCCGCGCTGCCGACGGCGATCACGCCGACGCCGATGGCATTGGAGGGATTGAGCGAATGAGGGTCGAAATTGATCGCGGCGGCGGCGTCGgtgttgtggtggtggtggaaggAAGAAGCGGGGGCGACGAAGAAGAACTCCGGGGGGAGGCGCGTGGCGGCGGCAGGCCACATTCCGGCGGAGGCGGCAGGGGCGGCGGGCTCCGCATTGAAACCTAGGGAAAGGTCTccggcggaggcggaggaggacgCCACCCAATCGGCGAAGGCGCCGGAATCCGACTGCAGCCGCCGAGCCGTAGCCACGTTTATTTTAGTACAAAATTGGGGTTTTTGATGTATGTAAATGTTGAAAAAgatctgagagagagagagatgtgatTTAGAGAGAGTGGGGTCACTGAAATTCTTTAGAGCAGAAAGAAAGAGAAGATTTTAAAGACAGGAAGAAATAAAGATAGAGAGGGGGGGGGAGGAGGAGAGGAGGTGGTTGTTTAAGTTGTTTGTGGCGCAGCTTCTACAGCATGATATTACTGAGACTTACTGCTGAAGCTGTCGCTTAGTTTGGCTTTTGTAGTTGAAAACTTTTCGCTGCTTCACATGCCAGTGCTTCCAACCTAGCTAGAGAGACACCGCAAATTTCAAGATTAAAGAAAGAAACCCTCAATTCTAGACTTGTTGTATACACAGAGTTGATCTGTAACTATTGGATTCCATACCCAATCTCTTTTCTAGAAAATGAAGAATTGAATCAGCTGGAGCTCTGGCTGTGGTGGATTTTGGGTGGTGATTATTGGAGAGAGGGTGCACTAAAGAAGGgaaaagtgtgtgtgtgtgtgtgtgtgtgtttagaGAGAGATGATGACTTTTTAGTTTTGTAGGTGTATAGGTTCTTGAAGACCTAGTTTCACATGCTGACATAGCCtacccatctctctctctctctctctcatcttcaTTTTTCCCCAAAATACGTTTCTCTCAGCTTCTCTT from Salvia splendens isolate huo1 chromosome 9, SspV2, whole genome shotgun sequence includes:
- the LOC121749737 gene encoding protein LATERAL ROOT PRIMORDIUM 1-like yields the protein MWPAAATRLPPEFFFVAPASSFHHHHNTDAAAAINFDPHSLNPSNAIGVGVIAVGSAADEDLFSRSRGGGGGGMQLWQHHQQGQNSSAYLIKPMALEHPNLLPSSGGGGASSSSSACQDCGNQAKKDCQHRRCRTCCKSRGYDCTTHFKSTWVPAARRRERQLLATAGSSQSTSGTKKPRLGAASQTTTASHTSTSNTNQARSFDTSSSHQDAGLKESLPGQVRAPAVFKCVRVTAVDDGEDEYAYQAVVKIGGHVFKGFLYDQGVEGREGLPNLSELHLGGGNGASSSPPVNLDHASNIYGGASFLGGSNYGNPIN